In Candidatus Zixiibacteriota bacterium, one DNA window encodes the following:
- a CDS encoding site-2 protease family protein, protein TLIRQTDTLTTTIITRKSEIMNAQGKIDTVGEIGISEKVMGWQKYGLFEAVANGFSTTHVIVWETLRFIKQLFLGEVSTKMIGGPLFIAQQSGKEARRGPSRLIFFMALLSVNLAVLNIQPIIPVLDGGQLLFLLIEKVRGVPLSMKARIAVQYFGLIAVISLTIFVTYNDIMRLLGRL, encoded by the coding sequence TGACATTGATCAGGCAAACCGATACGCTGACGACGACTATAATCACGCGCAAGAGCGAGATCATGAACGCCCAGGGCAAGATTGACACGGTCGGCGAGATCGGCATCAGCGAAAAAGTGATGGGCTGGCAGAAGTACGGCCTCTTTGAAGCAGTCGCCAACGGATTCAGCACGACCCACGTGATCGTCTGGGAAACGCTCCGGTTCATCAAGCAGCTCTTCCTCGGCGAAGTGTCGACCAAGATGATCGGCGGGCCGCTTTTTATTGCTCAGCAGTCCGGAAAGGAAGCGCGGCGAGGGCCGTCACGCCTGATATTTTTCATGGCTCTGTTATCGGTCAACCTGGCGGTGCTCAACATCCAGCCCATTATACCGGTCCTTGATGGCGGCCAGCTTCTGTTTCTTTTGATCGAAAAAGTACGCGGCGTGCCGCTATCCATGAAGGCGCGTATCGCCGTGCAGTACTTTGGCTTGATCGCTGTGATTTCGCTGACCATATTCGTCACCTACAACGATATTATGCGCTTGCTGGGCAGGCTGTAG
- the lepB gene encoding signal peptidase I, translating to MTTDKRTPARNTAANVLWENVKQIGLAVILALFIKTSVVEAYKIPTASMEDTLLIGDFLLANKFVYGARLPLVDWRLPAISEPERGDVVIFLFPGDGITKYIKRCVAVPGDTVLVKNKALFVNGDRFPDSAYAKYVDTTRTGQQNVHRRRAGGQDSRDFFGPYIVPPNCYFMMGDNRDNSYDSRYWQAVPKDLILGEAIMVHWSWNESEYPSPQVTVDDPLSVPRLFAYNVVHFVQKVRWDRLFNLIS from the coding sequence ATGACAACCGATAAGAGAACGCCCGCCCGAAATACCGCCGCCAACGTGCTTTGGGAAAACGTCAAGCAGATCGGCCTGGCCGTAATACTTGCCCTGTTCATCAAAACATCCGTGGTCGAGGCCTATAAGATCCCGACCGCGTCGATGGAAGACACTCTCCTGATAGGCGACTTCCTGCTGGCCAATAAATTCGTTTACGGGGCGCGCCTTCCCCTGGTCGACTGGCGCCTTCCAGCAATAAGCGAACCGGAACGCGGCGACGTGGTGATCTTTTTGTTCCCGGGCGACGGCATCACCAAGTATATCAAGCGCTGCGTGGCTGTCCCCGGCGATACGGTGTTGGTCAAGAACAAGGCATTGTTTGTCAACGGTGACCGGTTCCCGGACTCGGCTTATGCCAAGTATGTCGACACCACCCGAACCGGCCAGCAAAATGTGCACCGTCGACGCGCCGGCGGGCAGGATAGCAGGGACTTCTTCGGCCCGTATATTGTCCCGCCCAACTGCTACTTCATGATGGGCGACAATCGCGACAATTCCTATGACTCGCGCTACTGGCAAGCTGTGCCCAAAGACCTGATTCTCGGCGAAGCCATCATGGTTCACTGGTCCTGGAACGAGTCCGAGTACCCGTCGCCTCAGGTGACGGTTGACGATCCCCTGTCCGTACCGCGCTTATTTGCGTACAACGTCGTACACTTTGTCCAGAAAGTGCGCTGGGACCGCCTGTTCAATTTGATCTCATGA
- a CDS encoding DUF1573 domain-containing protein: MAEGSGVKRADRSFGLLLVVVTVLAAAATVLAGPQLEIINPTTDFGKVPQNKVVSTDFFIKSIGDEPLKILTLWSGCGCADIPLTDSTIDPGDSLKLTITFSTGRELGRTLKKPSVVTNAFTDVIKLSIAAEVVLSLEDADPVGVTPDVVDVSQYGGKTRRIGHFSFENKSSEDFRILVVDSARKSFEVRVPDMLKAGQTVEGKLRVIDSKVDKDFQESVTFRFEGKEGYNYTLPVVRHYRPENPAQQ, from the coding sequence ATGGCTGAGGGAAGTGGGGTCAAACGCGCTGATCGTTCGTTCGGCCTGTTGCTGGTGGTTGTGACCGTCCTGGCGGCCGCCGCAACAGTTCTGGCGGGGCCGCAATTGGAGATCATCAACCCGACCACCGATTTCGGCAAAGTCCCCCAGAACAAAGTCGTTTCCACTGACTTCTTCATCAAGTCAATCGGCGACGAACCCCTCAAGATACTTACGCTCTGGTCAGGCTGCGGCTGCGCCGACATCCCTCTCACCGATTCGACCATCGACCCAGGCGATTCGCTGAAACTGACAATTACGTTTTCGACCGGCCGTGAATTGGGCCGCACGCTCAAGAAACCGTCGGTAGTAACCAATGCCTTCACGGACGTGATCAAGCTGAGTATCGCCGCCGAAGTTGTGCTGTCACTTGAAGACGCCGATCCGGTTGGGGTAACGCCGGATGTGGTCGACGTCTCCCAGTACGGCGGGAAGACCCGGCGAATTGGCCACTTCAGCTTTGAGAATAAAAGCTCCGAGGACTTTCGGATTCTCGTGGTCGATTCCGCCCGCAAGAGCTTTGAGGTGAGAGTTCCGGACATGCTAAAGGCCGGTCAGACAGTCGAAGGAAAGCTGCGGGTTATTGACTCGAAAGTAGACAAGGACTTTCAGGAATCAGTTACCTTTCGATTCGAGGGCAAAGAAGGCTACAATTATACGCTGCCCGTGGTTCGTCACTACCGTCCCGAGAATCCCGCCCAACAATAA
- a CDS encoding ABC transporter ATP-binding protein translates to MFRLKADNLGKQFGSRKVFSGLSFELTTGQSLAITGRNGTGKSTLLMLLLGLYHPTRGQVGYVEGGAAMDDRAIRFRTALVAPYLNLYDQLTGEENLVFLATLAGINLTGKRIDELLARVGLEGRGVDRVGTYSSGMKQRLKYAAALLKDPAYLFLDEPSSNLDADGKQVVRGIIGERRKNSVVVIATNEEEEYALVDGTIRLGQ, encoded by the coding sequence ATGTTTCGCCTCAAAGCCGACAATCTGGGCAAGCAGTTCGGTTCCCGCAAGGTCTTCTCCGGCCTGTCGTTTGAGCTGACCACCGGCCAATCGCTGGCGATAACCGGCCGCAACGGCACCGGTAAGTCGACTCTCCTGATGCTCTTACTGGGGCTGTACCACCCGACCCGGGGCCAGGTGGGCTATGTCGAGGGTGGCGCCGCTATGGACGATCGAGCCATACGCTTTCGTACGGCGCTGGTTGCTCCATACCTCAATCTATACGATCAACTCACCGGCGAAGAAAATCTGGTTTTCCTGGCTACGCTTGCCGGCATCAACCTGACGGGTAAGCGGATAGACGAACTGCTGGCAAGGGTCGGCCTTGAAGGGCGCGGAGTGGATCGTGTCGGAACTTACTCTTCCGGCATGAAGCAGCGGCTCAAATACGCCGCGGCACTGCTCAAGGATCCGGCCTATTTGTTTTTGGACGAGCCCAGTTCGAATCTCGACGCCGACGGCAAGCAGGTCGTGCGCGGCATTATCGGGGAGCGGAGGAAAAACTCAGTTGTCGTGATCGCCACCAACGAAGAAGAGGAGTACGCGCTGGTTGATGGAACCATCCGGCTTGGCCAGTAA
- a CDS encoding heme exporter protein CcmB: MASKAFAVFAKDLRLEWRTKYAMNTILMFGVTTLAVVSFSLGQSGLPAKLLAALFWIVVFFSAMAALAQVFVREEEAGTALILRLSAEPNAVYLGKLFFNLGLLSLMAGIITPLFFIFTDAPTENILPFLLVVFLGVLALCAATTLVAAIISKAAVKGALFAVLSFPILLLPLMLLVIASDTILMGGGVGRILAPLQGLIAYIVVMVTASLMLFRFVWKE; the protein is encoded by the coding sequence TTGGCCAGTAAGGCTTTCGCGGTTTTCGCCAAGGATCTGCGCTTGGAGTGGCGGACCAAGTACGCCATGAACACGATTTTGATGTTCGGGGTCACCACCCTTGCCGTGGTCTCATTTTCACTTGGTCAGAGCGGCTTGCCGGCGAAGCTGTTGGCGGCGCTGTTCTGGATCGTGGTCTTCTTCTCGGCTATGGCGGCTCTGGCCCAGGTATTCGTGCGCGAGGAGGAGGCCGGCACCGCGCTGATCTTGCGCCTCTCCGCTGAACCCAACGCGGTCTATCTCGGCAAGCTGTTTTTCAACCTGGGGCTGCTCTCACTCATGGCCGGTATTATCACGCCCCTTTTCTTCATATTCACGGATGCCCCAACCGAGAATATCCTCCCTTTCCTGCTAGTTGTGTTTCTGGGAGTTCTGGCGCTCTGTGCAGCGACCACGCTGGTTGCAGCGATCATTTCCAAGGCGGCCGTCAAGGGCGCCTTGTTCGCGGTACTCAGTTTTCCGATTTTGCTGCTCCCACTAATGCTGCTCGTGATCGCGTCGGACACCATATTGATGGGTGGCGGAGTCGGCCGAATTCTGGCGCCATTGCAAGGGCTGATTGCGTATATTGTAGTGATGGTAACGGCGTCGCTGATGCTCTTTCGCTTCGTTTGGAAGGAATGA
- a CDS encoding cytochrome c maturation protein CcmE, which translates to MKAKYIIGSAIILVFIVWGAMSFMQTTVQYVEFETAAKTSRTVQVMGKIDFDVVSYDVDRQRLEFAIYDPEAERAVGAERLNVVYYGVVPGNFDQATSVVLKGKPDSTGMFVAEQMLVKCPSKYQGEGGEYQDMRKHQDEPAGT; encoded by the coding sequence ATGAAAGCTAAGTATATAATCGGAAGCGCGATAATTCTCGTGTTCATCGTTTGGGGAGCCATGTCGTTCATGCAGACGACTGTGCAGTATGTCGAGTTCGAAACCGCCGCCAAGACTTCGCGCACGGTTCAGGTGATGGGGAAGATCGACTTTGATGTGGTCAGCTACGATGTTGACCGGCAGCGGCTTGAATTCGCGATCTACGATCCCGAGGCGGAACGGGCGGTCGGGGCGGAGAGATTGAATGTCGTTTATTACGGTGTCGTACCGGGGAATTTTGACCAGGCGACATCAGTAGTGCTCAAGGGCAAGCCCGATTCGACCGGCATGTTTGTGGCTGAGCAGATGCTCGTCAAATGCCCGTCGAAATACCAGGGCGAGGGGGGCGAGTATCAGGATATGCGCAAGCACCAGGACGAACCGGCCGGAACCTGA
- a CDS encoding flagellar motor protein, which translates to MITVDKSKGQTRASAAHEIHLWRTTHVARKRADHQAAGPEACRSQFDGWAIVCTCARSIPVLKLNTGLPISGECRYPPQAGILRLYYQIRTVRIAMDFATIIGLVLSLGAIVGAFSLEGGKLESIFGLAPMLIVIGGTLGATIVTTSVSTVTRVPSYLWLAFSHRRHSFSHIIDHLVHLAEKARREGILGLEADLKNIRHPFFRKAVQLLIDGTEVTVLRDILETEIAYIEERHKRGIIFFQKAGGFSPTLGILGTVLGLVHALGNTSDASKMAGAIAAAFIATLWGVGLANLFFLPVSDKLRMKNDEEVAYLELILEGVVAIQSGENPHNIRIRLNSFVSPSNRSRGV; encoded by the coding sequence ATGATAACAGTCGACAAGTCCAAGGGGCAGACGAGGGCGTCTGCCGCCCATGAAATCCACCTGTGGCGGACCACCCACGTAGCCCGCAAGCGGGCGGACCACCAGGCGGCGGGCCCGGAGGCCTGCCGATCTCAGTTTGACGGGTGGGCCATCGTATGCACGTGTGCCCGCTCAATTCCTGTGCTAAAACTAAACACCGGACTGCCGATAAGCGGAGAGTGCAGGTACCCGCCGCAGGCGGGTATTCTGCGGTTGTACTATCAGATACGGACGGTCCGGATAGCGATGGATTTTGCCACCATAATTGGTCTCGTGCTTTCGCTCGGCGCAATTGTCGGCGCGTTTTCTCTCGAGGGAGGGAAGCTCGAATCGATTTTCGGCCTGGCGCCCATGCTGATCGTGATCGGCGGCACGCTCGGCGCAACCATCGTTACTACGTCGGTCTCGACAGTCACCCGGGTCCCCAGCTATCTCTGGCTGGCGTTTTCACATCGCCGGCATTCGTTTAGCCATATCATTGACCACCTCGTCCACTTGGCGGAAAAGGCCCGCCGTGAGGGGATTCTCGGACTCGAAGCGGATTTGAAAAACATCCGTCATCCGTTCTTCCGTAAAGCTGTCCAATTACTGATTGACGGCACCGAGGTGACAGTACTGCGTGACATTCTCGAAACCGAAATTGCCTATATCGAAGAGCGCCACAAGCGCGGCATTATCTTCTTCCAAAAGGCGGGCGGCTTTTCGCCGACACTCGGCATCCTCGGCACGGTTCTCGGCTTGGTTCATGCATTGGGCAATACGTCAGACGCCTCGAAAATGGCCGGTGCGATCGCGGCCGCGTTTATCGCCACGCTCTGGGGTGTCGGTCTGGCGAACCTGTTCTTTCTGCCGGTGTCGGATAAGCTGCGAATGAAAAACGATGAGGAAGTGGCTTATCTCGAACTCATACTCGAAGGCGTGGTGGCGATCCAATCCGGCGAGAACCCGCACAATATCCGCATCCGTCTGAATTCATTTGTCTCTCCGTCAAACCGTTCTCGCGGGGTCTGA
- a CDS encoding flagellar motor protein MotB: MLRRRKRADDKENLERWLLTYADLITLLLAFFVVMYSMSRIDNKKFGQVSDALNTILKGGPSVLRFTEEPQKNGHGVLNLGNLRMVQEKIEEKFKQLGKQEVLQTEITERGLVVHILESALFDKGSAELKPRAMEVLNLIAEELRDRPNHVRVEGHTDDTPIRTLVYPSNWELSSARATTVVRYYTENRTIPPDRISALGYGEYRPVVANNSIENRATNRRVDIVILTMDMTLTEPSSQLYYQTAEQQNLPEETEALSSNP, encoded by the coding sequence ATGCTGCGGCGACGTAAACGAGCCGACGACAAGGAAAACCTGGAGCGCTGGCTGCTCACCTACGCGGACCTGATTACGCTCCTGCTGGCGTTTTTTGTGGTCATGTACTCCATGTCCCGGATCGACAACAAGAAGTTCGGGCAGGTATCCGATGCCCTCAATACGATCCTAAAAGGGGGACCATCGGTGTTGCGCTTCACCGAGGAACCGCAGAAGAACGGCCACGGCGTCCTCAATCTCGGCAACCTTCGCATGGTTCAAGAGAAAATCGAGGAGAAGTTCAAGCAGTTGGGCAAGCAGGAAGTCTTGCAGACCGAGATTACGGAGCGCGGCCTGGTGGTGCACATTCTTGAATCCGCGCTCTTTGACAAAGGCTCCGCCGAGCTCAAGCCCCGTGCGATGGAAGTGCTCAATTTGATTGCCGAAGAACTTCGTGACCGACCCAACCACGTGCGTGTTGAAGGGCACACCGATGACACGCCGATCCGCACCCTGGTGTACCCGTCGAACTGGGAGCTGTCCTCGGCGCGCGCCACGACAGTCGTTCGCTACTACACGGAGAACCGCACCATTCCACCGGATCGGATCTCCGCGCTCGGCTACGGGGAGTACCGCCCGGTAGTCGCCAACAATAGTATAGAGAACCGGGCAACGAATCGTCGTGTCGATATCGTCATCCTGACCATGGACATGACTCTTACAGAACCATCGTCACAGTTGTATTACCAAACCGCGGAGCAGCAAAATCTTCCAGAAGAAACGGAAGCCCTTTCCTCCAATCCCTGA
- the flgB gene encoding flagellar basal body rod protein FlgB, with protein sequence MESKLASFLFSASGVPRYRRFLDLSSLRHKLISSNVANVSTPGYRNQDIEFDEELAKSSGQSKHLVGVLTDTAHIPLGRHPERMPKVERTKVEDTDLNSVDIDREVPKMAQNELEFTVAARLLQKKFEALRRAIVSK encoded by the coding sequence ATGGAAAGCAAACTCGCCAGTTTTCTCTTCAGTGCGTCCGGTGTGCCGCGTTACCGGCGATTTCTGGATCTGAGCAGCCTGCGGCATAAGCTGATTTCCAGTAACGTAGCCAACGTGTCTACGCCAGGTTACCGGAACCAGGATATTGAATTCGACGAGGAACTGGCCAAATCATCCGGTCAGAGCAAACACCTCGTGGGTGTGCTCACTGATACCGCCCACATTCCGTTGGGACGGCACCCGGAGCGGATGCCGAAGGTCGAGCGCACCAAGGTGGAGGATACCGACCTGAACAGCGTGGACATCGACCGCGAAGTGCCCAAGATGGCGCAGAATGAACTGGAGTTCACTGTCGCGGCGCGCCTGTTGCAGAAGAAGTTTGAGGCTCTCAGGCGGGCGATTGTCAGCAAGTGA
- the flgC gene encoding flagellar basal body rod protein FlgC: MGGLINAIEISAQGLSAQRAKMNVVAQNMANVETVETPEGGPYKRQRVIIKSDKASVPFSRELSRAATQLTRTHPDHRPTKIRLEIGAVDVASVEHKEIFDPESDFRLVYNPTHPKADEEGFVKMPDVDIVHEMVDMMTASRAYEANTSVIAAAKKMANDALDI; the protein is encoded by the coding sequence ATGGGTGGATTGATAAACGCGATCGAGATTTCAGCGCAGGGTCTTTCGGCTCAGCGCGCTAAGATGAACGTGGTGGCGCAAAACATGGCCAATGTCGAGACGGTCGAGACCCCCGAGGGGGGCCCGTACAAGCGCCAACGGGTGATTATCAAGTCGGACAAGGCGTCCGTGCCGTTCTCGCGCGAGTTGTCTCGCGCGGCCACGCAGCTTACCCGGACGCACCCGGACCACCGGCCAACCAAGATCAGACTGGAAATCGGCGCGGTCGACGTTGCCAGTGTCGAACACAAAGAGATTTTCGATCCGGAGTCCGACTTCCGTTTGGTATACAACCCGACCCATCCCAAGGCCGACGAGGAAGGATTCGTAAAGATGCCGGATGTCGACATTGTGCACGAGATGGTTGATATGATGACGGCGTCGCGAGCCTATGAGGCCAATACCAGCGTGATAGCCGCCGCCAAGAAGATGGCCAATGATGCTCTTGACATATAG
- the fliE gene encoding flagellar hook-basal body complex protein FliE codes for MGNVISPAQRLVPALVERAGAEAVVVKNSGGPDQPKFSDMVGDLLESVNQLQNESAEIQRAFLAGEEVELHQMMIKAEEAGISMDLLLEIRNRLVDGYNEIMKMPL; via the coding sequence ATGGGCAACGTGATCTCTCCCGCCCAACGTCTGGTTCCGGCCCTGGTCGAACGCGCCGGAGCCGAGGCTGTCGTCGTCAAAAACAGCGGTGGGCCCGACCAGCCGAAGTTCTCGGACATGGTAGGCGATCTGCTCGAGTCGGTGAACCAGTTGCAGAACGAGTCCGCGGAGATTCAGCGGGCTTTTCTGGCCGGGGAAGAGGTGGAACTGCACCAGATGATGATCAAGGCCGAGGAGGCTGGGATTTCGATGGACCTGCTTCTGGAGATTCGTAATCGCCTGGTCGACGGCTACAACGAGATTATGAAAATGCCGCTGTAA
- the fliF gene encoding flagellar basal-body MS-ring/collar protein FliF, with protein MEFLKDTFKNVAQTVGRMTASQVMMLLGIVAGTIIGIVVVVGWVNEASYSRLYSDIDEAEAGEIINYLNDKQIPYRLADNGRSIEVPSGEVYKTRISLASEGIPKSGNIGYSLFDQNNLGMTDFLQNLNFRRALEGELTRTITELSEVQAARVHIVMPKERLFREDKKEATASVVLKLAGNATLTKRQISGITHLVAASVEGLKPSNIAVLDYDGNLLSSGQPDDPVAGLSGSQMEVRKNVEQYLEDKAQSLLDGVLGDGKSAVRVTAELDFQQLERTSEIYDPNSATIRSEERTKSNNSNSDKAAETSESLAEENTETTVTNYEINKTVEHMIDAVGGIQRLSVAVMVDGRYTEVENAEGVMESVYQPRPQEELDQLASIVRTAIGFDGERSDQLEIVNMPFDRNNLIADRDALDAMYMREFYVDIGKKVLLVALAILALLYLKRKSSKLFGALANLTPARHVAPKPLGPVMQEHEEAPPIIPDKRRPTLVDQMQKTAQEKPEEMARVIRTIMAE; from the coding sequence ATGGAGTTCCTGAAAGACACATTTAAGAATGTCGCGCAGACTGTCGGTCGTATGACAGCCAGCCAGGTCATGATGCTCCTGGGCATCGTGGCCGGCACGATTATCGGGATTGTCGTGGTGGTGGGATGGGTCAACGAAGCCTCCTACTCGCGGCTATACTCCGATATCGACGAGGCTGAGGCCGGCGAGATCATCAACTATCTCAACGACAAACAGATACCATATCGCCTGGCTGACAACGGCCGATCAATCGAGGTTCCGTCAGGCGAGGTCTACAAGACGAGGATTTCGCTTGCCTCGGAAGGGATTCCCAAGTCCGGGAATATCGGCTACTCGCTTTTCGATCAAAACAACCTCGGCATGACCGATTTCCTCCAGAACCTGAACTTCCGCCGAGCGCTCGAGGGTGAGCTGACCCGTACGATTACCGAGCTAAGCGAGGTCCAGGCCGCCCGGGTGCATATAGTGATGCCCAAGGAGCGTCTGTTCCGCGAGGACAAGAAAGAAGCAACCGCGTCGGTGGTGTTGAAACTGGCTGGTAACGCCACGCTCACCAAGCGGCAAATCAGCGGCATCACCCATCTCGTGGCGGCCTCGGTAGAGGGTCTGAAACCGTCGAATATCGCAGTTTTGGACTATGACGGGAATTTGCTGTCATCGGGTCAACCCGACGACCCCGTCGCGGGCCTCTCCGGTTCACAGATGGAAGTGCGCAAGAACGTCGAGCAATATCTTGAAGACAAAGCACAGTCTCTGCTCGACGGCGTTCTGGGCGACGGAAAGTCCGCGGTCAGGGTTACCGCCGAGCTGGATTTTCAGCAGTTGGAGCGAACGTCGGAGATTTATGACCCCAACTCTGCGACGATACGCAGCGAGGAACGCACCAAGTCGAACAACAGCAACAGCGACAAAGCCGCCGAGACAAGCGAATCCCTGGCTGAGGAGAACACAGAAACTACCGTTACCAACTACGAAATCAATAAGACCGTTGAGCACATGATCGATGCTGTCGGCGGAATCCAGCGTCTCTCAGTGGCGGTCATGGTCGATGGCAGGTACACCGAGGTCGAAAACGCCGAGGGTGTGATGGAATCGGTCTATCAGCCGCGTCCGCAGGAAGAGCTTGATCAGCTCGCATCCATTGTGCGCACGGCTATCGGTTTCGACGGCGAAAGAAGCGACCAGCTTGAAATTGTCAACATGCCGTTTGACCGTAATAACCTGATAGCCGACAGGGACGCTCTTGACGCGATGTACATGCGGGAATTCTACGTGGATATCGGCAAGAAAGTCCTTTTGGTGGCGCTGGCCATTCTCGCGCTTCTCTACCTCAAGCGCAAATCGAGCAAGCTCTTTGGGGCGCTGGCGAATCTCACGCCGGCCCGGCACGTTGCGCCGAAACCTCTGGGTCCGGTGATGCAGGAACATGAGGAGGCGCCTCCGATAATTCCGGACAAACGCCGCCCCACCCTGGTCGACCAGATGCAGAAGACTGCCCAGGAGAAACCGGAAGAGATGGCTCGTGTAATCAGAACCATCATGGCCGAGTAG
- the fliG gene encoding flagellar motor switch protein FliG, producing the protein MNYESMTPIQKAAVALVAFGPEVSAHVLKGMSEGDLEAITIEIANLRDVPAEIENKVVEECYNIFMARQYISQGGVDFASEILEKAVGAARAREIMKRLESTFVTKGFSLLKDIDPKQLSGFFQNEHPQTTALVLTQLNPQQAAAVLSELAPELQSEVALRIATMEKISPETLKEVEGTLEHHFGGDSARDLSVSGGAKAIAEILNLIDTTAEKNILQSLEAEDSDLAAEVKNMMFVFDDLVLLDDRSIQRLLKEVETKDLSTALKAASEEVKNKIFANVSERVSIMIKEEMEFMGPTRLSDVEAAQGRIVEAVRRLEEEGQIIISGRGGKEDIIV; encoded by the coding sequence ATGAACTACGAATCCATGACCCCGATTCAGAAGGCGGCTGTCGCCCTGGTTGCGTTCGGCCCTGAGGTGTCCGCTCATGTGCTGAAGGGCATGTCCGAGGGCGATCTCGAAGCGATTACCATCGAAATCGCCAACCTTCGCGACGTGCCGGCCGAGATCGAAAACAAGGTTGTCGAAGAATGCTACAACATCTTCATGGCCCGGCAGTACATCTCGCAGGGCGGTGTTGACTTCGCGTCGGAGATTCTCGAAAAGGCAGTGGGCGCGGCAAGAGCCCGGGAAATCATGAAGCGTCTCGAATCCACTTTCGTCACCAAAGGATTCTCGCTGTTGAAAGATATCGATCCCAAACAGCTCAGCGGCTTTTTCCAAAACGAACATCCCCAGACCACAGCATTGGTACTGACACAACTGAATCCCCAGCAGGCGGCGGCGGTTCTTTCGGAGCTGGCGCCGGAGCTGCAATCCGAAGTCGCCCTCCGTATTGCGACGATGGAGAAAATTTCGCCAGAGACATTGAAAGAAGTCGAGGGCACGCTCGAACACCATTTCGGCGGCGATTCAGCCCGCGATCTGTCGGTATCCGGTGGGGCCAAGGCGATTGCCGAAATCCTCAATCTCATAGACACGACCGCGGAGAAGAACATCCTTCAATCGTTGGAGGCTGAGGACTCCGATCTGGCCGCCGAGGTCAAAAACATGATGTTCGTCTTCGACGACCTGGTATTGCTCGACGATCGCTCGATTCAGCGGCTCCTCAAGGAAGTGGAAACCAAAGATCTGTCTACCGCGCTCAAGGCGGCAAGCGAAGAGGTCAAGAACAAGATTTTCGCCAACGTCTCCGAGCGTGTGTCCATCATGATCAAGGAAGAGATGGAATTCATGGGGCCGACCAGGTTATCCGATGTCGAGGCGGCCCAGGGGCGTATTGTTGAGGCGGTGCGCCGTCTCGAGGAAGAGGGCCAGATCATCATCTCCGGCCGCGGCGGCAAAGAGGATATCATTGTCTAG
- a CDS encoding FliH/SctL family protein, with amino-acid sequence MSRLIRYALEAPAVFIGEKQHDALAEAKAEQRLGQLFPQVSLVTTPEGAKLIPITEVRKLEEKLRADCEQARRQGYESGHQAGLEKGLEEARKVLRQFEKAIEDAVGRRAELLDEARQKILELVVKISRKVTFDGLQIDQEATLAMIEGVINQLVDRSRLCIKVHPDHLPLMEQSMNRFLSGSTSIKDLRFEADPRVRVGGCFIETPTGDIDARLTSQFDVIENILCGSAEGA; translated from the coding sequence TTGTCTAGACTCATACGATACGCGCTCGAGGCTCCGGCCGTTTTCATCGGTGAAAAGCAGCACGATGCACTCGCCGAGGCAAAAGCTGAGCAGCGCCTGGGGCAGTTGTTCCCCCAGGTGTCACTGGTAACTACCCCCGAGGGCGCCAAGCTGATACCGATTACGGAGGTCCGCAAACTGGAGGAAAAACTCCGCGCCGACTGCGAACAGGCGCGCCGCCAGGGGTATGAATCCGGCCACCAGGCCGGCTTGGAAAAGGGACTTGAGGAAGCCCGCAAGGTGCTGCGCCAATTCGAAAAAGCAATCGAAGACGCGGTTGGCCGACGCGCCGAACTGCTCGACGAGGCGCGCCAGAAGATTCTCGAGCTGGTGGTCAAGATCAGCCGGAAGGTGACGTTCGACGGGCTCCAGATCGACCAGGAGGCAACCCTGGCCATGATCGAGGGAGTGATCAATCAACTGGTTGACCGCTCGCGCCTGTGTATCAAGGTGCACCCCGACCACCTGCCCCTGATGGAGCAGTCGATGAACCGGTTTCTCTCAGGTTCCACGTCGATCAAGGACCTCCGTTTCGAGGCTGATCCCAGGGTTCGCGTGGGAGGCTGCTTTATCGAGACTCCGACGGGCGATATCGACGCGCGGCTGACGTCGCAGTTCGACGTGATCGAAAACATCCTGTGCGGCAGCGCGGAGGGCGCGTGA